In Haloterrigena turkmenica DSM 5511, a single genomic region encodes these proteins:
- a CDS encoding Cdc6/Cdc18 family protein has translation MDDGSGHEDGSLEDFWATEDPIFSRKELLDIDLVPNEDRIIGRDSEIQNVASSIHPAVKGQSPRNTLIYGKTGTGKSLVAKHVTRSAQQYSVENGTEMGRAYIDCTQTKTETRVVINLAQELNDPEETGISIPVTGLSTDVYYERFWSILDQLYDVAIIILDEIDKLQDNEILMQLSRAGEAGKLDACKVGIIAISNKISFKESLDERILSSLQDREFVFPPYDANQLREIMYNREDAFREGVLSDDVIPLSAAFAAQEHGDARKALDILRNAGELAKDEDADEVTEIHVRNAREKADIDRFSQLLEGQPTQIKASVYALSILADRHSDREEFATREIYEMYKSITSDSALGIETLSQRRMSDKLDEQVFLDILGRTERVGRGYSSGVTNYYYLLEDPSVVQAVIHDDDRFSELERQ, from the coding sequence ATGGACGACGGCTCCGGTCACGAAGACGGATCTCTGGAGGATTTCTGGGCGACGGAGGACCCGATCTTTAGCCGCAAGGAACTTCTCGATATCGACCTCGTTCCGAACGAGGACCGGATCATCGGCAGGGACAGCGAAATTCAGAACGTCGCCTCGAGTATTCATCCCGCGGTGAAGGGCCAATCGCCGCGAAACACGCTTATCTACGGGAAAACGGGGACGGGAAAGTCGCTCGTCGCGAAACACGTCACCAGGAGCGCCCAGCAGTATTCGGTCGAAAACGGGACGGAGATGGGTCGAGCGTACATCGATTGCACCCAGACGAAGACCGAGACCCGCGTCGTGATCAATCTGGCACAAGAACTGAACGACCCGGAGGAGACCGGTATCAGCATCCCGGTCACTGGCCTCTCGACCGACGTCTACTACGAACGCTTCTGGTCGATTCTGGATCAGCTCTACGACGTCGCGATCATCATTCTCGACGAGATCGACAAACTCCAGGACAACGAGATCCTCATGCAGCTGTCGCGGGCGGGGGAAGCCGGGAAGCTGGACGCCTGTAAGGTGGGGATCATCGCGATCAGCAACAAGATCTCCTTTAAGGAATCGCTCGACGAGCGGATCCTCAGCAGCCTCCAGGACCGCGAGTTCGTCTTCCCGCCGTACGACGCGAACCAACTCCGCGAAATCATGTACAATCGGGAGGACGCGTTCAGGGAGGGCGTCCTCTCCGACGACGTCATCCCGCTTTCCGCCGCCTTCGCCGCACAGGAACACGGCGACGCGAGGAAGGCGCTGGACATCCTCCGAAACGCCGGCGAACTGGCGAAAGACGAGGACGCCGACGAGGTGACCGAGATCCACGTCCGCAACGCTCGAGAGAAGGCCGATATCGACCGCTTCTCGCAACTCCTCGAGGGGCAGCCGACCCAGATCAAGGCGTCAGTGTACGCGCTGTCGATACTCGCGGACCGACACAGCGATCGAGAGGAGTTCGCGACCCGCGAAATCTACGAGATGTACAAGTCCATCACTTCGGACAGCGCCCTCGGGATCGAGACGCTCTCGCAGCGCCGGATGAGCGATAAACTCGATGAGCAGGTCTTTCTGGATATCCTCGGGCGGACCGAACGAGTCGGCCGCGGATACAGCAGCGGCGTGACGAATTACTACTACCTGTTGGAGGATCCGTCCGTCGTCCAGGCCGTTATTCACGACGACGATCGCTTCTCGGAACTCGAACGCCAGTGA
- the ahbB gene encoding siroheme decarboxylase subunit beta: MSTLSGDWREGIDDVDAAIIDGYQSGVPVEERPFRSIGAALGIGEDEALERVTRLHESGIVRRFGAVLNPPVIGSSTLAAVQAPADRFDEIAAVINEYRQVNHNYARDHEWNMWFVVTAGSRARRDEILAEIEARTGCPVLNLPMLTDYYIDLEFPVVNADRFARESLEERLDSSATRISEEATGDLSALEAELLLAIQDGFPLSATPYRDIAGEIGYAVGDVLEGVERLVASGCIKRIGCVVNHVVTGFDANCMVVWDVPDDRLDEWGERAGGLPYVTLCYHRPRRPDREWSYNLFTMIHGRDSDAVDAKIDDLATEYLPVEHERLYSTETLKQTGARYEELVGR, from the coding sequence ATGAGTACCCTCTCGGGGGACTGGCGCGAGGGGATCGACGACGTCGACGCGGCCATCATCGACGGCTACCAGAGCGGCGTCCCCGTCGAGGAGCGGCCCTTCCGATCGATCGGTGCCGCGCTGGGGATCGGCGAGGACGAGGCGCTCGAACGCGTGACGCGCCTCCACGAGTCGGGAATCGTCCGACGGTTCGGCGCCGTTCTCAATCCACCGGTGATCGGCTCGTCGACCCTCGCGGCCGTGCAGGCGCCCGCGGACCGGTTCGACGAGATCGCGGCCGTCATCAACGAGTACCGGCAGGTCAACCACAACTACGCCCGCGACCACGAGTGGAACATGTGGTTCGTCGTCACCGCCGGCTCGCGAGCCCGGCGCGACGAGATCCTCGCGGAGATCGAGGCGCGAACGGGCTGTCCCGTGCTCAATCTGCCGATGTTGACCGACTACTATATCGACCTCGAGTTCCCCGTCGTCAATGCCGATCGCTTCGCGCGCGAATCGCTCGAGGAGCGACTGGACTCCTCCGCGACGCGGATCAGCGAGGAAGCGACGGGCGACCTCTCCGCGCTCGAGGCCGAACTGCTGCTCGCGATCCAGGACGGGTTTCCGCTGTCGGCGACGCCGTATCGCGACATCGCCGGCGAGATCGGATACGCCGTCGGAGACGTTCTCGAGGGCGTCGAGCGGCTCGTCGCGTCGGGTTGTATCAAGCGGATCGGCTGCGTGGTCAACCACGTCGTCACGGGGTTCGACGCGAACTGCATGGTCGTCTGGGACGTCCCGGACGACCGGCTCGACGAGTGGGGCGAACGCGCGGGCGGGCTGCCGTACGTCACGCTCTGCTATCACCGGCCCCGTCGGCCCGACCGAGAGTGGTCGTACAACCTGTTCACGATGATCCACGGCCGCGATTCGGACGCCGTCGACGCGAAGATCGACGACCTGGCAACGGAATATCTCCCCGTCGAACACGAACGTCTCTACTCGACCGAGACGCTGAAACAGACCGGCGCGCGCTACGAGGAACTCGTCGGGCGCTGA
- a CDS encoding GNAT family N-acetyltransferase, producing MALTEPIAIEGDEREQIYAYVETHGAVDRDRAREALFPEDPPGDPQYTRAFRHNVAILKRDGYLEEDDDGTLRIAIDVEDEREEFLTEDVDVTIRPARQEDLSGIVGAMRRLVEGMTYIEAETVADELDHENVLLRHNEFESRMFFVATVDEEVVGWAHLHVPNLEKLSHTAELTVGVLEEYRGMGIGNELLDRALEWVRSQGHEKVYQSVPSTNEAAIEFFEDRGWVVEAVREDHYKLEDEYIDEVMMAIEL from the coding sequence ATGGCACTCACCGAACCGATCGCGATCGAAGGCGACGAGCGAGAACAGATCTACGCGTACGTCGAGACCCACGGCGCGGTCGATCGAGATCGAGCCAGGGAGGCGCTCTTCCCTGAGGATCCGCCGGGAGATCCCCAGTATACGCGAGCGTTCCGCCACAACGTCGCGATCCTGAAACGAGACGGGTATCTCGAGGAGGACGACGACGGAACGTTGCGTATCGCCATCGACGTCGAGGACGAGCGCGAGGAGTTCTTGACCGAGGACGTCGACGTCACGATTCGGCCCGCCAGACAGGAGGACCTCTCGGGCATCGTCGGCGCGATGCGACGGCTCGTCGAGGGGATGACCTACATCGAGGCCGAGACCGTCGCCGACGAACTTGACCACGAGAACGTCCTGCTCCGGCACAACGAGTTCGAATCGCGGATGTTCTTCGTCGCGACCGTCGACGAAGAGGTCGTCGGCTGGGCCCACCTGCACGTCCCCAACTTAGAGAAGCTTTCTCACACTGCCGAACTCACGGTCGGCGTCTTGGAGGAGTATCGCGGGATGGGGATCGGGAACGAACTGCTCGATCGCGCCCTCGAGTGGGTGCGCTCGCAGGGCCACGAAAAGGTCTATCAGAGCGTCCCCTCGACCAACGAGGCGGCCATCGAGTTCTTCGAGGATCGAGGGTGGGTCGTCGAGGCCGTCCGGGAGGACCACTACAAACTCGAGGACGAGTACATCGACGAGGTGATGATGGCGATCGAACTGTGA
- a CDS encoding anthranilate phosphoribosyltransferase: MAQASQEFGEWPLKRLMTEVVGSGPKSADDMSREQAREAFQRILAGKPDATTLGAFWLANRWKRNNPEELAGYTDVMREESVVTAEPEADPVDCGANYDGKHSSAVLGVGAGLVAAAAGTPVVVHSGDRVPTQKATAYKHVLDELGIRTDLEPEESADMVDETGFGFYYQPAFNPGVHDLYDRRDQMGVRTFVNTIETVGNPANADVHLGSFYHLAFAKKLTDLIRESDHLDYSRAIFFQGMEGYDDIRPGYTKVAEWNEGEELEDYEIETAEYGMEMENEDLEVDDVTADSASITEAVLAGERDDHFADAIALNGAFRMYAREDVDTLEAGLEQARDVIADGSAEAVLEDLRAF; encoded by the coding sequence ATGGCGCAGGCATCCCAGGAGTTCGGTGAGTGGCCGCTGAAACGCCTGATGACGGAAGTCGTCGGCTCCGGTCCCAAGTCCGCCGACGACATGAGTCGCGAGCAAGCCCGCGAGGCCTTCCAGCGGATTCTGGCGGGCAAGCCCGACGCGACGACGCTGGGGGCGTTCTGGCTGGCCAATCGCTGGAAGCGCAACAACCCCGAGGAGCTGGCCGGCTACACCGACGTCATGCGCGAGGAGTCGGTCGTCACCGCCGAACCCGAGGCCGATCCGGTCGACTGCGGCGCGAACTACGACGGGAAGCACAGTTCGGCCGTCCTCGGCGTCGGCGCCGGCCTCGTGGCCGCCGCCGCGGGCACGCCGGTCGTCGTTCACTCCGGCGACCGCGTCCCGACCCAGAAGGCCACGGCGTACAAACACGTCCTCGACGAACTCGGGATTCGAACCGACCTCGAGCCCGAAGAGAGCGCCGACATGGTCGACGAGACCGGCTTCGGCTTCTACTACCAGCCCGCGTTCAACCCCGGTGTCCACGACCTCTACGACCGTCGCGACCAGATGGGCGTGCGGACGTTCGTCAACACGATCGAGACCGTCGGCAACCCCGCGAACGCCGACGTCCACCTCGGCTCGTTCTACCACCTCGCGTTCGCGAAGAAGCTGACCGATCTCATCCGGGAGAGCGACCACCTCGACTACTCGCGGGCCATCTTCTTCCAGGGAATGGAGGGCTACGACGACATCCGCCCCGGCTACACGAAGGTCGCCGAGTGGAACGAGGGCGAGGAACTCGAGGACTACGAGATCGAGACCGCCGAGTACGGCATGGAGATGGAAAACGAGGACCTTGAGGTCGACGACGTCACCGCCGATTCGGCGTCGATCACCGAGGCGGTGCTCGCCGGCGAGCGCGACGACCACTTCGCCGACGCCATCGCCCTCAACGGCGCGTTCCGGATGTACGCCCGCGAGGACGTCGATACGCTCGAGGCGGGACTCGAACAGGCCCGCGACGTTATCGCCGACGGCAGCGCCGAAGCGGTGCTCGAGGACCTGCGAGCGTTCTGA
- a CDS encoding SDR family NAD(P)-dependent oxidoreductase, with amino-acid sequence MRLEDKTVVITGAGAGIGRETALRCADEGARVIVTDVDVEGGEETVELIAEAGGEAEFAELDVTDSDRFHDVVDTVAEDYGLDVMINNAGTGHPGGPLEDLDEEVRDFVVDININGVWNGCSAALPHMKDQGHGAIVNVGSLASILGLPHQAAYATTKAAVLNLTRTVAAEAGPYGVRANAVCPGFTETQLLDEYLDQQSDPERAREAMVEEYPLKRLGEPEEIADAILFLASDEASFVTGHGLVVDGGYSA; translated from the coding sequence ATGCGACTCGAAGACAAAACCGTCGTTATCACAGGTGCGGGCGCGGGGATCGGTCGGGAGACGGCACTGCGATGCGCCGACGAAGGCGCGCGGGTCATCGTCACCGACGTCGACGTCGAGGGCGGCGAGGAAACCGTCGAACTGATCGCCGAGGCCGGCGGCGAGGCCGAGTTCGCCGAACTCGACGTCACCGACAGCGATCGGTTCCACGACGTCGTCGACACCGTCGCCGAGGACTACGGCCTCGACGTGATGATCAACAACGCCGGCACCGGCCATCCCGGCGGTCCGCTCGAGGACCTCGACGAGGAGGTTCGGGACTTCGTGGTCGATATCAACATCAACGGCGTCTGGAACGGCTGTTCCGCGGCCTTGCCCCACATGAAAGACCAGGGCCACGGCGCGATCGTCAACGTCGGCTCGCTGGCGAGCATCCTCGGACTCCCACATCAGGCCGCCTACGCGACGACCAAGGCCGCCGTGTTGAACCTGACCCGGACCGTCGCGGCGGAGGCCGGCCCCTACGGCGTCCGCGCCAACGCCGTCTGTCCCGGTTTCACGGAGACCCAACTGCTCGACGAGTATCTGGATCAGCAGAGCGATCCGGAGCGGGCCCGCGAGGCGATGGTCGAGGAGTACCCGCTCAAGCGGCTCGGCGAACCCGAGGAGATCGCCGACGCGATCCTGTTTCTCGCCAGCGACGAGGCCTCGTTCGTCACCGGCCACGGACTGGTCGTCGACGGCGGCTATTCGGCCTGA
- a CDS encoding small multi-drug export protein: protein MTLAPALVDVGSALEEATGAGRYLLVFVLAMIPAVEPFIVIPVAIGLGFDPTATGAAAFAGSATAVGAIVIAHERLTAWWTRRRGGDDLDSSDRYGRARRLWKRYGIVGLSFAGPILAGIHLTALLAVVVGEDTRLTVGWLTAGLAAWTVALVGGSIAGISLLGLR from the coding sequence ATGACGCTCGCTCCAGCACTCGTCGACGTCGGCAGCGCGCTCGAGGAGGCGACCGGCGCCGGTCGATACCTCCTCGTGTTCGTCCTCGCGATGATTCCGGCGGTCGAACCGTTCATCGTCATCCCGGTCGCGATCGGACTCGGCTTCGATCCGACCGCCACCGGCGCCGCCGCCTTCGCCGGCAGCGCCACTGCGGTTGGCGCCATCGTGATTGCCCACGAACGACTCACGGCGTGGTGGACCCGCCGACGGGGCGGTGACGACCTCGACTCGAGTGACCGGTACGGTCGCGCGCGGCGGCTCTGGAAGCGCTACGGAATCGTCGGGCTTTCGTTCGCCGGCCCGATACTCGCCGGGATCCACCTCACGGCGCTGCTGGCAGTGGTCGTCGGCGAGGACACGCGGTTGACCGTCGGCTGGCTCACGGCCGGACTCGCGGCCTGGACGGTCGCTCTCGTCGGCGGTTCGATCGCCGGCATCTCGCTGCTCGGGCTCCGCTGA
- a CDS encoding succinylglutamate desuccinylase/aspartoacylase family protein has product MSQHTGTHTVEEVTLARLPSGVELTTTFHTYRGAEDGPTLYVQAAQHGREINGTETLRRFHERLPLEELSGTIVAVPVANPLTFDLVSYITPEEFDSVNPNMNRIWPGDVNGSLHQQMAARLWTEVSRADAIVDLHTGSPDMYPHVVYREGDERSRALAEAFGTDLLLSEEADEDANEEWHRRGFAGKLRVVAAGEGIPSITPELAHNKQILEDAVEEGVEGLLGVCRYMGLLPGDVPERNQTVARNHLGQVTADGSGLFRPEPGLEVGQDIAEGTPLGTVYDPRTYEPRHEAVADRDGILYALTREATVTAGDQLASVALVRGETG; this is encoded by the coding sequence ATGAGTCAGCACACCGGAACCCACACGGTCGAGGAGGTGACGCTCGCGAGACTGCCCTCCGGCGTCGAACTCACGACGACGTTCCACACGTATCGCGGCGCCGAGGATGGGCCGACACTGTACGTGCAAGCCGCCCAGCACGGCCGCGAGATCAACGGGACTGAGACGCTCCGGCGGTTCCACGAGCGGCTGCCCCTCGAGGAGCTGTCGGGAACGATCGTCGCCGTCCCCGTCGCGAACCCGCTGACCTTCGATCTGGTCTCCTACATCACACCCGAGGAGTTCGACAGCGTCAACCCGAACATGAACCGGATCTGGCCGGGCGACGTGAACGGGAGCCTCCACCAGCAGATGGCCGCGCGACTCTGGACGGAGGTGAGCCGCGCCGACGCCATCGTCGACCTCCACACGGGGAGCCCCGACATGTACCCCCACGTCGTCTACCGTGAGGGCGACGAACGGTCGCGCGCGCTCGCCGAAGCCTTCGGCACCGACCTGCTGCTCTCCGAAGAGGCCGACGAGGACGCCAACGAGGAGTGGCACCGGCGCGGCTTCGCGGGGAAGCTCCGCGTCGTTGCCGCCGGGGAGGGGATCCCCTCGATCACGCCCGAACTCGCCCACAACAAGCAGATCCTCGAGGACGCCGTCGAGGAGGGCGTCGAGGGACTGCTCGGCGTCTGCCGGTATATGGGGTTGCTCCCCGGCGACGTTCCGGAGCGAAACCAGACGGTCGCGCGCAACCACCTCGGACAGGTCACCGCCGACGGCTCCGGCCTCTTCCGCCCGGAACCGGGGCTCGAGGTCGGCCAGGATATCGCCGAAGGGACGCCACTCGGAACCGTCTACGATCCGCGGACGTACGAACCGCGCCACGAGGCGGTCGCGGACCGCGACGGAATCCTCTACGCGCTGACCCGTGAGGCGACCGTGACCGCGGGCGACCAGCTCGCGAGCGTCGCGCTGGTCCGCGGGGAGACCGGGTAG
- a CDS encoding response regulator: MTDSCATPHSGYSQTLLLVEDNPGDARLIKEAFSPALADRLRVVSTGDEALDFVNQRGEYVDAQRPDLILLDWHLPGIDGGNVLAELNSDSNHRRIPVIVLTGSQSAQEVRDAYTKNANACISKTAEPDELEETLRVLENFWLTAVRLPSPANEV, translated from the coding sequence ATGACCGATAGCTGTGCGACGCCGCATAGTGGCTACTCCCAGACACTTTTGCTGGTAGAGGATAATCCGGGTGACGCACGGCTGATCAAGGAAGCATTCAGTCCAGCACTTGCGGACCGACTCCGCGTCGTTTCGACGGGAGATGAGGCGCTCGATTTCGTTAATCAACGTGGAGAATACGTAGATGCCCAGCGGCCGGACCTCATCCTCCTCGATTGGCATCTCCCCGGCATAGATGGCGGGAACGTATTAGCCGAACTGAACTCCGATTCGAATCACCGTCGTATCCCCGTTATCGTATTGACGGGATCACAGTCTGCACAGGAGGTCCGCGATGCGTATACAAAGAATGCGAACGCCTGTATCAGCAAGACAGCGGAACCGGACGAACTCGAAGAGACACTTCGTGTGCTCGAGAACTTCTGGTTGACTGCCGTGCGGCTCCCTTCTCCTGCCAACGAGGTGTGA
- a CDS encoding peptidylprolyl isomerase — MGDVTATLHTNRGDIEVELYDERAPRTVDNFVGLATGGKTWEDPETGEEVEGEPLYDDVAFHRVIEDFMIQGGDPTETGRGGPGYQFDDEFHDELRHDDEGILSMANSGPDTNGSQFFITLDAQPHLDDRHSVFGKVIDGMDVVHEIGNVDTDPNDQPREEVVLESVSVDYE; from the coding sequence ATGGGAGACGTTACTGCCACCCTGCACACGAACCGCGGCGATATCGAAGTCGAACTCTACGACGAGCGCGCGCCGCGGACCGTCGACAACTTCGTCGGTCTCGCGACCGGCGGCAAGACCTGGGAAGACCCCGAGACGGGCGAGGAGGTCGAGGGCGAGCCGCTGTACGACGACGTCGCCTTCCACCGCGTCATCGAGGACTTCATGATTCAGGGCGGCGACCCGACCGAGACCGGTCGCGGCGGCCCCGGCTACCAGTTCGACGATGAGTTCCACGACGAACTGCGCCACGACGACGAGGGCATCCTGAGCATGGCCAACTCCGGGCCCGACACCAACGGCTCGCAGTTCTTCATCACGCTCGACGCTCAGCCTCACCTCGACGACCGCCACTCCGTCTTCGGCAAGGTCATCGACGGCATGGACGTCGTCCACGAGATCGGGAACGTCGACACGGACCCGAACGACCAGCCGCGTGAGGAGGTCGTCCTCGAGTCGGTCTCCGTCGACTACGAGTAA